The Vanessa atalanta chromosome 2, ilVanAtal1.2, whole genome shotgun sequence genome has a segment encoding these proteins:
- the LOC125070124 gene encoding 40S ribosomal protein S8: protein MGISRDHWHKRRATGGKRAPIRKKRKYELGRPAANTKLGSQRIHLVRARGGNVKYRALRLDTGNISWGSECSTRKTRIIDVVYNASNNELVRTKTLVKNAIVVVDATPFRQWYESHYLLPLGRKKGAKLTEAEEAIINKKRSKKTAKKYLARQRLSKVEAALEEQFHTGRLLACIASRPGQCGRADGYVLEGKELEFYLRKIKSKRAK from the exons ATGG GTATCAGTCGTGATCATTGGCATAAACGAAGAGCTACGGGCGGCAAACGTGCGCCGATCCGTAAGAAGAGGAAGTATGAGTTAGGTCGCCCGGCTGCCAACACCAAG CTTGGCTCTCAACGTATTCATTTAGTGCGTGCTCGTGGTGGTAATGTCAAGTACCGCGCTTTACGCCTCGACACTGGAAACATTTCATGGGGTTCGGAAT GTTCCACTCGCAAAACTCGCATCATCGATGTTGTATACAATGCCTCTAACAATGAGTTGGTCCGTACAAAGACATTGGTAAAGAATGCCATCGTTGTTGTTGATGCCACACCATTCAGGCAATGGTATGAGTCTCATTACCTTCTGCCCCTTGGTAGAAAGAAGGGCGCCAAGTTG ACTGAAGCTGAGGAAGCTATCATCAACAAGAAGCGCAGTAAGAAAACTGCTAAGAAGTATTTGGCAAGACAGCGTCTTTCAAAGGTTGAAGCTGCTTTAGAGGAACAGTTCCATACTGGACGTTTATTAG cATGCATAGCAAGTAGGCCAGGCCAGTGTGGGCGGGCTGATGGCTATGTGCTTGAAGGAAAAGAACTGGAGTTCTACCTAAGAAAGATCAAATCCAAGAGAGCGAAGTAG